A section of the Streptomyces sp. SCL15-4 genome encodes:
- a CDS encoding MauE/DoxX family redox-associated membrane protein, with translation MSRSERSPLLLAGLLAAAGVAHFTAPRQFDATVPRALPGPPRAWTYASGAVELALAAGLAAPRTRASAAKAAAAFFVGVFPANVQMAVDWRRRPAPLRTAALARLPLQVPLVLWARGVARNAKGRS, from the coding sequence GTGTCCCGGTCCGAACGCTCACCCCTGCTGCTCGCCGGCCTGCTGGCCGCCGCCGGGGTCGCCCACTTCACCGCGCCCCGGCAGTTCGACGCGACCGTCCCCCGGGCGCTGCCGGGCCCGCCCCGGGCCTGGACCTACGCCAGCGGGGCCGTCGAACTGGCCCTGGCGGCCGGTCTCGCGGCGCCCCGCACCCGCGCCTCGGCCGCGAAGGCGGCGGCCGCCTTCTTCGTCGGCGTCTTCCCGGCGAACGTCCAGATGGCCGTCGACTGGCGCCGCCGGCCGGCGCCGCTCCGGACGGCGGCGCTGGCCCGGCTGCCCCTCCAGGTGCCCCTGGTGCTGTGGGCGCGCGGCGTGGCCCGGAACGCGAAGGGGCGGTCGTGA
- a CDS encoding cupin domain-containing protein — protein sequence MRIALRTAVTAVVTGAALMTCSFAGATPAGPGITSRILARTTADGTDYILREVTLPPGQTTGWHYHDGPLYGVVRQGTLSHFDSTCASDGVYRTGGTIQEPAGPGYVHIGRNLGDTPLVLEVLYVLPHGSPFSEDAPNPGCPFQ from the coding sequence ATGCGCATCGCACTCCGTACCGCCGTGACCGCCGTCGTCACCGGCGCCGCCCTCATGACCTGCTCCTTCGCCGGGGCTACCCCGGCGGGACCCGGCATCACGTCCCGGATCCTCGCCCGGACCACGGCCGACGGGACCGACTACATCCTGCGGGAGGTCACGCTCCCGCCCGGCCAGACCACCGGCTGGCACTACCACGACGGCCCGCTGTACGGCGTCGTGCGGCAGGGCACCCTCAGCCACTTCGACTCCACCTGCGCGTCGGACGGCGTGTACCGCACCGGCGGGACGATCCAGGAGCCGGCCGGCCCGGGCTACGTCCACATCGGCCGCAACCTGGGCGACACCCCGCTCGTCCTGGAGGTGCTGTACGTGCTGCCGCACGGCTCCCCGTTCTCCGAGGACGCCCCGAACCCGGGCTGCCCCTTCCAGTGA
- a CDS encoding RNA polymerase sigma factor SigF yields MRVTGSTKSHPHDDAPDTGAAFERLAELADGPERQALRDELVRLWLPMAERIAVRFRGRGEALEDLYQVAALGLVKAVDHYDPERGRAFEAYAVPTITGEIKRHFRDHMWTLHVPRRVQDLRNRVRAAVKDLAQTTGGGAPSVAEIAAYTRLSEDEVRTGMEALECFSALSLDAEVSGTDGYALGDSLGGPDPGFDLVVDRAAVRPCLEALPERERTILYLRFFGGMTQSRIAAQLGISQMHVSRLLSGCFDRLREELLTEVR; encoded by the coding sequence ATGCGTGTCACTGGCAGCACCAAGTCCCATCCCCACGACGACGCCCCGGACACGGGCGCCGCTTTCGAGCGGCTCGCCGAACTGGCCGACGGCCCCGAGCGCCAGGCGCTGCGGGACGAGCTGGTCCGGCTGTGGCTGCCCATGGCCGAGCGGATCGCGGTGCGGTTCCGCGGCCGCGGCGAGGCCCTGGAGGATCTGTACCAGGTGGCCGCGCTGGGCCTGGTGAAGGCCGTCGACCACTACGACCCGGAGCGTGGCCGGGCCTTCGAGGCGTACGCGGTGCCCACCATCACCGGCGAGATCAAGCGTCACTTCCGGGACCACATGTGGACCCTGCACGTGCCCCGCCGGGTGCAGGACCTGCGCAACCGGGTCCGCGCCGCCGTGAAGGACCTGGCGCAGACCACGGGGGGCGGCGCGCCCAGCGTCGCCGAGATCGCCGCGTACACCCGGCTCAGCGAGGACGAGGTGCGCACCGGCATGGAGGCGCTGGAGTGCTTCTCCGCGCTGTCGCTGGACGCCGAGGTGTCCGGCACGGACGGCTACGCCCTCGGGGACTCCCTGGGCGGACCGGACCCCGGGTTCGACCTCGTCGTGGACCGGGCGGCGGTCAGACCGTGTCTGGAGGCGCTGCCCGAGCGCGAGCGCACCATTCTCTACCTGCGGTTCTTCGGAGGCATGACACAGAGCCGGATCGCCGCGCAGCTCGGGATCTCGCAGATGCACGTCTCGCGGCTGCTCAGCGGCTGCTTCGACCGGCTGCGCGAGGAACTGCTCACGGAGGTCCGCTGA
- the hemC gene encoding hydroxymethylbilane synthase: MSAPELIRIVSRDSPMALAQVERVRAELAVLHPGVRTEVVPVKTTGDKWLGDLSKVEGKGAFTKEVDAALLAGEADLAVHCVKDVPADRPLPAGTVFAAFLKRDDIRDALVHPGGLTLDELPAGTRIGTSSVRRIAQLAATHPHLECVPFRGNANRRLEKLAAGEADALLLAVSGLERIGRTDVISEVLSAEAMMPPIGAGILALQCREDDTGLIDAVSGLGDPDTHREATAERMFLHVLQGHCNSPIAGYARVDRGGELSLRACVFTADGKTRLNAHEWAGRLDPATLGTSVAVALLRQGAREIIDGIPH; encoded by the coding sequence ATGTCTGCACCGGAACTGATCCGTATCGTCTCCCGCGACTCCCCCATGGCCCTGGCCCAGGTCGAGCGGGTCCGCGCCGAGTTGGCCGTGCTGCACCCGGGCGTGCGCACCGAGGTCGTCCCGGTGAAGACGACCGGCGACAAGTGGCTGGGCGATCTGTCGAAGGTCGAGGGCAAGGGGGCGTTCACCAAGGAGGTGGACGCGGCCCTCCTCGCCGGGGAGGCGGATCTCGCGGTGCACTGCGTGAAGGACGTGCCGGCCGACCGGCCGCTGCCCGCCGGTACGGTGTTCGCCGCGTTCCTCAAGCGCGACGACATCCGGGATGCGCTGGTCCACCCGGGCGGGCTGACCCTGGACGAGCTGCCGGCCGGCACCCGGATCGGCACCTCCTCGGTGCGCCGGATCGCCCAACTGGCCGCGACCCACCCGCATCTGGAGTGCGTGCCGTTCCGCGGCAACGCCAACCGCCGGCTGGAGAAGCTGGCCGCGGGCGAGGCGGACGCGCTGCTGCTGGCGGTGTCCGGCCTGGAGCGGATCGGCCGGACCGACGTCATCAGCGAGGTGCTGTCGGCGGAGGCGATGATGCCGCCGATCGGCGCGGGCATCCTGGCCCTGCAGTGCCGGGAGGACGACACCGGGCTGATCGACGCGGTGAGCGGCCTCGGCGACCCGGACACCCATCGGGAGGCGACGGCGGAGCGGATGTTCCTGCATGTGCTGCAAGGGCACTGCAACAGCCCGATCGCCGGGTACGCGCGCGTGGACCGCGGCGGCGAACTCTCGCTGCGCGCCTGTGTGTTCACCGCGGACGGCAAGACGCGGCTGAACGCCCACGAGTGGGCCGGACGGCTCGACCCGGCCACCCTCGGCACCTCGGTCGCGGTCGCACTGCTGCGGCAGGGCGCACGGGAGATCATCGACGGCATCCCGCACTGA
- a CDS encoding peroxiredoxin: MTRPLAVGDTAEDFALPDEMGTTRRLTELLAGGPVVLFFYPAALTPGCTAEACHFRDLAAEFAAVGARPVGISGDAVDRQREFTDRHRLGMPLLSDADGTVRERFGVTRGFSLAPTKRVTFVIAEDRTVLEVVRSELRMNTHADRALAALRARRG; this comes from the coding sequence GTGACACGGCCCCTCGCGGTCGGCGACACGGCGGAGGACTTCGCCCTGCCCGACGAGATGGGCACCACCCGCCGGCTCACCGAACTGCTGGCCGGCGGACCCGTCGTGCTCTTCTTCTACCCCGCCGCCCTCACCCCCGGCTGCACCGCCGAGGCCTGCCACTTCCGGGACTTGGCCGCCGAGTTCGCGGCCGTCGGCGCCCGGCCCGTCGGCATCAGCGGCGACGCCGTCGACAGGCAGCGGGAGTTCACCGACCGGCACCGGCTCGGCATGCCGCTGCTCTCCGACGCCGACGGCACGGTCCGCGAGCGGTTCGGCGTCACCCGCGGCTTCTCCCTGGCCCCGACCAAGCGCGTCACCTTCGTGATCGCCGAGGACCGTACCGTCCTGGAGGTCGTGCGCAGCGAGCTGCGCATGAACACCCACGCCGACCGGGCCCTCGCCGCGCTCCGCGCCCGCCGGGGCTGA
- a CDS encoding LLM class flavin-dependent oxidoreductase, whose amino-acid sequence MPSTPRPLRKLGFLTIGLFDAADPGRGHESTLEIIELGERLGFDSAWLRHRHLQYGISSPVAVLAAASQRTRRIQLGTAVTPLGWENPLRLAEDLATVDVLSGGRLNPGVSVGPPTHFDQVKGALYPDTADAEDFGFERVRRLLDLVRGKPASDFSGVKGFEVFSDVVQPHSPGLGQRMWYGGGSLRSARWAGEHGMNLLTSSVVKVEDTGAVDGPPDFARIQLSLIREFRAHHPDGEAARVSHGLVVIPTDSASPAQRAKYAEYAARRLPRTASPQGPARQLFAPDLVGTSAELAERLSAHAAFREVDEVAFALPFTFEHEDYVQILTDMATKLGPALGWRPAG is encoded by the coding sequence TTGCCGTCCACTCCTCGCCCCCTGCGCAAGCTGGGCTTTCTGACCATCGGCCTGTTCGACGCGGCGGACCCCGGGCGGGGCCACGAGTCCACGCTGGAGATCATCGAGCTGGGCGAGCGGCTCGGCTTCGACAGCGCCTGGCTGCGCCACCGGCATCTGCAGTACGGCATCTCCTCACCGGTCGCGGTCCTGGCCGCCGCCTCACAGCGCACCCGGCGGATCCAGCTCGGCACCGCGGTGACGCCGCTCGGCTGGGAGAACCCGCTGCGGCTCGCCGAGGATCTGGCGACGGTGGACGTGCTGTCCGGCGGGCGGCTGAACCCGGGCGTCAGCGTGGGCCCGCCGACGCACTTCGACCAGGTCAAGGGCGCCCTCTACCCGGACACCGCCGACGCGGAGGACTTCGGTTTCGAGCGGGTGCGGCGGCTGCTGGACCTGGTGCGCGGCAAGCCCGCCAGCGACTTCAGCGGCGTGAAGGGTTTCGAGGTGTTCTCCGACGTGGTCCAGCCGCACTCCCCCGGGCTCGGGCAGCGGATGTGGTACGGCGGCGGCAGCCTGCGGTCGGCGCGCTGGGCGGGCGAGCACGGCATGAACCTCCTGACCAGCAGCGTGGTCAAGGTGGAGGACACCGGAGCCGTGGACGGCCCGCCGGACTTCGCCCGGATCCAGCTGTCCCTCATCCGGGAGTTCCGGGCCCACCACCCGGACGGGGAGGCCGCCCGGGTCTCCCATGGGCTGGTGGTGATCCCGACCGACTCCGCGAGCCCCGCGCAGCGCGCCAAATACGCGGAGTACGCGGCCCGGCGGCTGCCCCGCACGGCCTCCCCGCAGGGCCCGGCGCGGCAGCTGTTCGCGCCGGACCTGGTGGGCACCTCGGCGGAGCTGGCCGAACGGCTGTCCGCGCACGCCGCCTTCCGGGAGGTCGACGAGGTGGCGTTCGCGCTGCCCTTCACCTTCGAGCACGAGGACTACGTACAGATCCTGACGGACATGGCGACGAAACTCGGGCCGGCGCTGGGCTGGCGGCCTGCCGGGTGA
- a CDS encoding MFS transporter: MSDVPVRPAEAGRTAPSRPGAVVAVLALAGITVSLMQTLVIPIVPELPGYLHAEPSDAAWAVTATLLAAAVATPVAGRLGDMFGKRRLLLVSLALLVAGSAVCALSDRLVPMIAGRALQGLAAAVVPLGISIMRDELPAEKLAGSTALMSASLGVGGALGLPAAAFIADHYDWHMLFWTSASLGVVAAVLVLSLVPESGVRTGGRFDLTGALGMAVGLVSLLLAVSKGADWGWGSGTTLGLLALAVVVLAAWGFFELRTAQPLVDLRTTARRQVLFTNLASIAFGFSMFAMALVLPQLLQLPVQTGYGLGRSMLTAGLVMAPQGLVMMATAPVSALITRTRGPKTTLMTGAVIVAAGYALGIVLMSEVWHLVLVSCVIGAGVGFAYGAMPALIMGAVPASETAAANSLNTLMRSIGTSVASAVAGVILARMTISLGGHALPSEDGFKAVMALGAGAAALAFLLAAFLPRHRPAGTAPAAAAAAAAPAEPVG; this comes from the coding sequence ATGTCCGACGTCCCCGTCCGGCCCGCCGAGGCCGGCCGCACGGCACCGTCCCGGCCGGGTGCCGTGGTCGCGGTGCTGGCCCTGGCCGGGATCACCGTGTCGCTGATGCAGACCCTGGTGATCCCGATCGTGCCCGAGCTGCCCGGCTATCTGCACGCCGAGCCGTCCGACGCCGCCTGGGCGGTCACCGCCACCCTGCTGGCCGCCGCCGTCGCCACTCCGGTGGCCGGCCGGCTCGGCGACATGTTCGGCAAGCGGCGCCTGCTGCTGGTGAGCCTGGCCCTGCTGGTGGCCGGCTCGGCGGTGTGCGCGCTCAGCGACCGGCTGGTGCCGATGATCGCCGGCCGCGCGCTGCAAGGACTGGCCGCCGCCGTGGTCCCGCTCGGCATCAGCATCATGCGGGACGAGTTGCCGGCGGAGAAACTGGCCGGCTCCACCGCGCTGATGAGCGCCTCGCTCGGGGTCGGCGGCGCGCTCGGACTGCCCGCGGCGGCGTTCATCGCCGACCACTACGACTGGCACATGCTGTTCTGGACCTCCGCGAGCCTCGGCGTCGTCGCGGCCGTGCTGGTGCTGAGCCTGGTGCCGGAGTCCGGCGTGCGCACCGGCGGCCGGTTCGACCTGACCGGCGCGCTCGGCATGGCCGTCGGTCTGGTCTCGCTGCTCCTCGCGGTGTCCAAGGGCGCCGACTGGGGCTGGGGCAGCGGCACCACCCTCGGCCTGCTCGCGCTCGCCGTGGTGGTCCTGGCGGCCTGGGGCTTCTTCGAGCTGCGCACCGCACAGCCGCTGGTCGACCTGCGCACCACGGCCCGCCGCCAGGTGCTGTTCACGAACCTGGCGTCGATCGCGTTCGGCTTCTCCATGTTCGCGATGGCCCTCGTCCTGCCGCAGCTTCTCCAGCTGCCCGTCCAGACCGGTTACGGCCTGGGCAGGTCCATGCTCACCGCGGGCCTGGTGATGGCCCCGCAGGGCCTGGTGATGATGGCCACGGCCCCGGTCTCCGCCCTGATCACCAGGACGCGGGGCCCGAAGACCACGCTGATGACCGGCGCGGTGATCGTCGCCGCCGGATACGCGCTCGGCATCGTGCTGATGAGCGAGGTCTGGCACCTGGTGCTCGTCTCCTGCGTCATCGGCGCGGGCGTCGGCTTCGCCTACGGCGCCATGCCGGCGCTGATCATGGGCGCGGTCCCGGCCTCCGAGACGGCCGCCGCGAACAGCCTCAACACGCTGATGCGGTCGATCGGCACCTCGGTGGCCAGTGCCGTGGCGGGCGTGATCCTGGCCCGGATGACGATCAGCCTCGGCGGCCACGCGCTGCCGTCCGAGGACGGCTTCAAGGCCGTCATGGCGCTCGGCGCGGGCGCGGCGGCCCTCGCGTTCCTGCTCGCCGCGTTCCTGCCCCGGCACCGCCCGGCCGGCACCGCCCCCGCGGCCGCGGCGGCGGCCGCCGCGCCGGCCGAGCCGGTCGGCTGA
- a CDS encoding TetR/AcrR family transcriptional regulator, with amino-acid sequence MARRTARTEQVNATREAILTAAERLFAEHGVYAVSNRQVSEAAGQGNNAAVGYHFGTKADLVRAVARRHTGHIETLRERALKETAGSTDVRDWVGCLVRPVTEHLAGLGSPTWYARFCAQVMTDPALHEIMVEESLASPALREAVEGLNRALPDLPPEVRAERGQMVRLLILHTCAERERALAEGTPTPHATWSEAATGLADAIVGLWLAPVSARAAAPERSSSD; translated from the coding sequence ATGGCGCGCAGGACGGCGCGGACCGAACAGGTGAACGCGACGCGGGAGGCGATCCTGACCGCGGCGGAACGGCTGTTCGCCGAGCACGGCGTGTACGCCGTCTCCAACCGCCAGGTCAGCGAGGCCGCCGGCCAGGGCAACAACGCCGCCGTCGGCTACCACTTCGGCACCAAGGCCGACCTGGTCCGCGCGGTCGCCCGGCGGCACACCGGGCACATCGAGACGCTGCGGGAGCGGGCCCTGAAGGAGACCGCGGGCTCAACGGACGTGCGCGACTGGGTCGGCTGCCTGGTCCGCCCGGTCACCGAGCACCTGGCCGGACTCGGCAGTCCCACCTGGTACGCCCGCTTCTGCGCGCAGGTGATGACCGACCCGGCGCTGCACGAGATCATGGTCGAGGAGTCCCTCGCCTCGCCGGCGCTGCGCGAGGCGGTCGAGGGCCTGAACCGGGCCCTGCCGGACCTGCCGCCCGAGGTCCGCGCCGAACGCGGCCAGATGGTCCGGCTGCTGATCCTGCACACCTGCGCCGAGCGCGAGCGGGCCCTGGCCGAGGGCACCCCGACCCCGCACGCCACCTGGAGCGAGGCCGCGACAGGGCTCGCCGACGCGATCGTGGGCCTGTGGCTGGCACCGGTCAGCGCCCGGGCGGCGGCACCGGAGCGGTCCTCCTCGGACTGA
- a CDS encoding IclR family transcriptional regulator, which produces MAGPVQSIERAAAILRLLAGGPRRLGLGEVAASLGLAKGTAHGILRTLQHVDFVEQDAATGKYQLGAALLHLGTSYLDVNELRSRSLNWADALAARSGEAVRLGTPLEGRVLVVHHVFRPDDSFQTLDVGALLPLHASSLGKVLLAYGTATAEPERGPGLEAYTRHTLTDPERLARALAAVRDTGWAAEIQEMSMGEAGIAAPIRGHGGLVVGAIGLSGPVERVCDGRCRPRPALIGLLREAARAISRDLGAARW; this is translated from the coding sequence ATGGCCGGACCCGTCCAGTCGATCGAGCGGGCGGCGGCGATTCTGCGGCTGCTCGCCGGCGGGCCCCGCCGGCTCGGACTCGGCGAGGTGGCGGCCTCGCTCGGGCTGGCGAAGGGCACCGCCCACGGCATCCTGCGCACACTCCAGCACGTGGACTTCGTGGAGCAGGACGCGGCGACCGGGAAGTACCAGCTCGGGGCCGCCCTGCTGCACCTGGGCACCAGCTACCTGGACGTCAACGAACTGCGCTCACGCTCCCTGAACTGGGCCGACGCCCTGGCCGCCCGCAGCGGGGAGGCGGTGCGCCTGGGCACACCCCTGGAGGGCAGGGTCCTCGTCGTCCACCATGTGTTCCGGCCCGACGACAGCTTCCAGACGCTGGACGTGGGCGCGCTGCTGCCGCTGCACGCCTCCTCGCTCGGCAAGGTGCTGCTGGCCTACGGCACGGCGACGGCCGAGCCCGAGCGGGGGCCCGGGCTGGAGGCGTACACCCGGCACACCCTGACCGATCCCGAGCGCCTCGCCCGGGCGCTCGCCGCCGTCCGGGACACCGGATGGGCGGCCGAGATCCAGGAGATGAGCATGGGCGAGGCCGGGATCGCGGCGCCGATCCGGGGGCACGGCGGGCTCGTCGTGGGCGCCATCGGGCTGTCCGGGCCGGTGGAGCGGGTCTGCGACGGCCGGTGCCGGCCCCGGCCCGCGCTGATCGGCCTGCTCCGTGAGGCCGCGCGGGCGATCTCCAGAGATCTGGGAGCCGCCCGCTGGTAG
- a CDS encoding ATP-binding protein, protein MAHEHVCPVPPVAGAVSAVRRRVAALLADWSVCPEIVEDSLLVVSELVTNAIVHARPPAELRLSWVRGDHPPTLRVEVTDAGTDFAAGPSRAGIDPDEHGRGEAIVRALATRHGIRVHAERITRWAELVAA, encoded by the coding sequence GTGGCACACGAACATGTGTGTCCGGTGCCTCCCGTCGCCGGCGCGGTCTCGGCCGTACGCCGGCGGGTGGCGGCGCTCCTCGCCGACTGGAGCGTATGTCCGGAGATCGTCGAGGACTCGCTGCTCGTGGTGTCGGAGCTGGTCACCAACGCGATCGTGCACGCCCGGCCGCCGGCCGAACTCCGGCTGTCCTGGGTGCGCGGCGACCACCCTCCCACCCTGCGCGTGGAGGTCACCGACGCCGGAACCGACTTCGCCGCGGGGCCGTCCCGCGCCGGGATCGACCCGGACGAGCACGGCCGGGGCGAGGCGATCGTCCGCGCCCTGGCGACCCGCCACGGCATACGGGTCCACGCCGAGCGGATCACCCGCTGGGCCGAGCTGGTCGCGGCCTGA
- the glpK gene encoding glycerol kinase GlpK, which yields MTERYVMSVDQGTNSTRCILFDHRGRLVSVAQREHRQHFPRPGWVEHDAVEIWQNLRRVVPEALSAAGVGTEQVAAIGLANQRETTVLWDRHTGVPLGRAIVWQDTRTAPLVEDLLRHPGEAFFLQRCALPPSTYFSALRIRWLFDHVKGVEQRARDGDVLFGTMESWLVWNLTGGTGGGLHLTDATNASRTMLMNIHTLAWDDELLDFFGVPRPMLPEIRSSAERYGEASALLPGIPLTAALGDQQAALFGQTCFSPGEAKCTYGTGSFLLLNTGDDVVRSRHGLLTTVAYKIGDQPPAYALEGSIAVTGALVQWFRDRLGLIGSAPEIETLARTVEDNGGCYIVPAFSGLFAPHWRSDARGVIVGLTSYITKGHLARAVLEATGWQTREVVDAMNADFPVPLPQLKVDGGMTADNLLMQFVADVLDVPVVRPMVAETVSLGAAYAAGLAAGYWPGLEVLRRNWHRAAQWLPAMDPERREAEYGDWKRAVERSLGWAGPPRTS from the coding sequence ATGACTGAGCGGTATGTGATGTCGGTCGATCAGGGCACCAACTCCACCCGCTGCATCCTCTTCGACCACCGCGGGCGGCTGGTCTCGGTCGCGCAGCGGGAGCACCGGCAGCACTTCCCGCGGCCCGGATGGGTGGAGCACGACGCCGTGGAGATCTGGCAGAACCTGCGCCGGGTGGTGCCCGAGGCCCTGTCCGCCGCCGGGGTCGGCACGGAGCAGGTCGCCGCCATCGGGCTGGCGAACCAGCGGGAGACCACGGTGCTCTGGGACCGGCACACCGGTGTCCCGCTGGGCCGGGCCATCGTCTGGCAGGACACCCGTACCGCGCCCCTGGTCGAGGACCTCCTGCGCCACCCCGGCGAGGCGTTCTTCCTCCAGCGGTGCGCCCTGCCGCCCTCCACCTATTTCTCCGCGCTGCGGATCCGCTGGCTGTTCGACCACGTCAAGGGCGTCGAGCAGCGCGCCCGGGACGGTGACGTGCTGTTCGGGACGATGGAGAGCTGGCTCGTCTGGAATCTCACCGGCGGCACCGGCGGCGGCCTGCACCTGACCGACGCCACCAACGCCAGCCGCACGATGCTGATGAACATCCACACGCTCGCCTGGGACGACGAGCTGCTGGACTTCTTCGGCGTGCCCCGCCCGATGCTGCCCGAGATCCGCTCCTCCGCCGAGCGGTACGGCGAGGCGAGCGCGCTGCTGCCCGGCATCCCCCTCACCGCCGCCCTCGGCGACCAGCAGGCCGCCCTCTTCGGCCAGACCTGTTTCTCCCCCGGCGAGGCCAAGTGCACCTACGGCACCGGGAGTTTCCTGCTGCTCAACACCGGCGACGACGTCGTGCGCTCCCGGCACGGGCTGCTCACCACCGTCGCCTACAAGATCGGGGACCAGCCTCCGGCCTACGCCCTGGAGGGGTCGATCGCGGTCACCGGCGCGCTCGTCCAGTGGTTCCGCGACCGCCTGGGCCTGATCGGCAGCGCCCCGGAGATCGAGACCCTCGCCCGCACGGTCGAGGACAACGGCGGCTGCTACATCGTCCCGGCCTTCTCCGGGCTGTTCGCGCCCCACTGGCGCAGCGACGCGCGCGGGGTCATCGTCGGCCTCACCTCGTACATCACCAAGGGGCATCTGGCGCGTGCGGTGCTGGAGGCCACGGGGTGGCAGACCCGGGAGGTGGTCGACGCGATGAACGCCGACTTCCCGGTGCCCCTGCCGCAGCTCAAGGTGGACGGCGGCATGACCGCGGACAACCTGCTCATGCAGTTCGTGGCCGACGTGCTCGACGTGCCCGTGGTGCGGCCCATGGTCGCCGAGACCGTCTCCCTGGGCGCGGCCTACGCGGCCGGCCTCGCCGCCGGCTACTGGCCCGGACTGGAGGTGCTGCGCCGCAACTGGCACCGGGCCGCGCAGTGGTTGCCCGCCATGGACCCCGAGCGGCGCGAGGCGGAGTACGGCGACTGGAAGCGGGCCGTCGAACGGTCCCTGGGATGGGCCGGGCCACCACGGACCTCCTGA
- a CDS encoding ATP-dependent DNA ligase, translated as MPLPLIAPMLATPGSLPPAAQDRRWAYETKQDGQRVLVYLPGDGSVLLRARSGADITAAYPELSPLGAALGSTPAVLDGEVLALDERGRSDFQLLQSRMGLAHAPARAARRAARVPVHLVLFDVPYLTGPLLRLPYAGRRARLEELGLAGPYWSVPGAVTGHGAEALRATREHGLEGLVCKRLDSVYEPGVRSRAWIKIRNMRAEDVIIGGWLPGRGRLAGLPGAVLAGQRDPTGRLRYVGGVGTGWSEAERVRLAELLRDAASGRCPFDPVPHIPQARWVVPRLVGEVAYSTRTRHGMLRQPSWLRLRPDLTPRESAADLPDEPA; from the coding sequence GTGCCCCTGCCGCTCATCGCGCCGATGCTCGCCACCCCCGGCAGCCTGCCGCCCGCCGCCCAGGACCGGCGCTGGGCGTACGAGACGAAGCAGGACGGCCAGCGGGTGCTGGTCTATCTGCCCGGCGACGGCAGTGTGCTGCTGCGCGCCCGTTCCGGCGCCGACATCACCGCGGCCTACCCCGAGCTGAGTCCGCTGGGCGCCGCGCTGGGCTCCACGCCCGCCGTGCTGGACGGCGAGGTGCTGGCCCTGGACGAGCGGGGACGGTCCGACTTCCAGCTGCTGCAGAGCCGGATGGGCCTCGCGCACGCCCCGGCGCGGGCGGCGCGCCGGGCCGCCCGGGTGCCGGTGCACCTGGTGCTGTTCGACGTGCCGTATCTGACCGGGCCGCTGCTGCGGCTGCCGTACGCCGGGCGGCGGGCCCGGCTGGAGGAGCTGGGCCTGGCCGGGCCGTACTGGTCGGTCCCGGGCGCGGTGACCGGGCACGGCGCCGAGGCGCTGCGCGCCACCCGGGAGCACGGGCTGGAGGGCCTGGTGTGCAAGCGGCTGGACTCGGTCTACGAGCCCGGGGTCCGCTCCCGCGCCTGGATCAAGATCCGTAACATGCGCGCGGAGGACGTGATCATCGGCGGCTGGCTGCCCGGCAGGGGCCGGCTCGCCGGACTGCCCGGGGCGGTCCTGGCCGGCCAGCGCGACCCGACGGGCCGGCTGCGCTACGTCGGCGGGGTGGGCACCGGCTGGAGCGAGGCGGAACGCGTCCGGCTGGCCGAGCTGCTGCGGGACGCGGCGAGCGGGCGGTGCCCCTTCGACCCGGTGCCGCACATCCCGCAGGCGCGCTGGGTGGTGCCCCGGCTGGTGGGCGAGGTCGCGTACAGCACCCGCACCCGGCACGGCATGCTGCGCCAGCCGTCCTGGCTGCGGCTCCGCCCGGACCTCACCCCGCGGGAGTCGGCGGCGGACCTGCCGGACGAGCCGGCCTAG